GTGCGGGTGACCACGGTCCGCTGCATGATTCCGGCGGAGTCACGGGACTCCTCGGCCTCCCGGACCACCCGGTGGTCGTCGCAGCTGCCGAAGGCGAGCTCGACGGAGGCGCCGGGGGCGGTGAAGTCCAGCGTGCCGCGGCCGCTGAATCCGTTGCCGCGGACCAGGTCCACGGGCCCGGCGAGCAGCGCATGGCCGGACCGGTTGTCGAACCGCACCACCTGGGTGACCAGCGGAGAAAGCTCGGGTGAGCAGGCGTACTCGCTGCTCGCGGCCGTGGTGAAGACGGAGAGCGGCACCCGGTGGGCGCGGCCGTCTGCGGGTACGGAGACCGGAGCGGGGGAGCGCAGCACCCGCGTCTCGCCGCCGTCGTCCACCCCGGGCAGGCCGAGCACCGGGACCGGGCCGAGGTCCCCGATCTCCTCCTCGCGCAGTTCGACGTCGACCGTGCGGCGCTCCGCGGCGGAGCGGTCCTTGAGCGTCAGCCGGTCCTCGCCCAGCCACGGTGGGTCGGTGGCCAGCGCCGACCGCGCCGTCGACAACGTCAGCCGTACGTCCGACCAGTCCTCGCCGGTGCGCTGCCAGACCATCGCGTCGGTCTCCAGCGTCAGGGAGCCCCCGTCGAGCACGGCCCGGTAGGCGGGCCGCCACAGCGCACACGCGGTGAGGTGGCTCAATCGCAGCCCGACCGGCCCGGCGGCCGCGGCCTCCACGGTCAGCTCGACATGACCGACCAGCTCGGCCGGCTCCTCCTCGGAGAGGCCCATGGCCTGCCAGACCTCCCTGAGTTCGGAGGCGATGGCGGCCAGCCGGGCCTCTACGGCGCGGAGTTGCTCGCCGTACGAGTCGCGCTCGTCGTCCACCCGGTCCAGTTCGCGGGCCCAGCGGGGCCCTTCGGACTCGCCGGAGCCGGCGCCTTCGCCGATCTCCCGCAGCACATCGGCGGCGAGGCGGCCGAGCAGGTCGAGGCGGGCGTGCAGCCGGTCGCGTCGCTGCCCCAGAGAGAGCTGCTCCTCTTCGAGGAGGTGCACGCGCCGGCGCAGGGCTGAGTCGTCGGCGGACGGCAGCGGCTCGCGCGGCGTCCAGGTGCGGACGATCCGCACGTCCAGCACGGTCGTGGGGTGATCGGCGGTCAGTTCGGCGTGGAGGGTGCGGTCGACGGCCAGGGCACTGACCGGCCCGAGACGCAGCCGCTGGACCCCGGCCTCCAGGTCGAGCACGGCGGTGCGCTCGATGTGGGCGCGATCCTCCATGCAGGTGACGGCGGTGACGGGGAGGGCGATCGGCTTCGGCGACGTGGACATGGTGGGTGTCAGCTCCTGCGGTTGCCGCCGACCAGGGCCTTGCCGGCCGGGATGCGGATCTCGTAACGGCCGTCGAGGGCGGCGGTGTCGCCGGCGGGCAGCTCCACCCGCCAGACGCGGGTGCCCGGGGCGTGGTGTTCGGGGCCCGTGCCGGGCTCGGGTGCCGTCCAGTCGGCCCGCTCCTCGATGCGGACGTCCGGTTCGGAGGTGACCGGCACCCGCTCGCGGACCTCGACGGTGACGGGCCTCGCGAGCCGGTTGGCCAGTTCCACGTGGACGCGGTGGTCGAGCACGGTGGTGTTGTTGCGCAGGCCCGAGGTCGACTCGTGCAGGTTCGTACGACGGGTGACCCGGATTCCCTCGGCCGGCCCGAGCCCCACCCGGCGGACGCCGCCGGGGGCGAGCGTGGGCAGTGCGGCGGTCAGCAGGAACTCGTCGTCGACCGTGACCTCCACCGGGCCGGCCAGCAGAGCCTGGCCGGTGGCGTTGGAGAGCACCGACGTCGCGTACACGGTCTGCTCCACGGACGGCACACAGAGGTACTCGGTGCGCAGACCGACCGGGATCTCGGCGACGGTGATGGTGTGCCAGGTGCCGTCCGACGGGACGTCGGCGCGGGCGGTGGCGTCGAAGCGGTGGTCGAAGGAGCCCGCCGACTCGCGGGGCCGCACGGCGTGCCCGGGCAGTGGCAGCGCGGCCACCGCTTCGGCGCGGCGGCGGTACTCGGCCGCCACCGCGTCGAAGGGAGCGTCAGGAAACAGCCTGCCCCGGCGACCTCCCTGCTCGTCCGGGCCGCACAGGACGAGGGCGGCGTAGTCGAGCTCGGTACTGCTCGGCTGCGGCGGACCGGGCGCCGGAGGCGGTGGTGGTGGCGCAGCCCGGCCGGGAGCCGCCGGCGCCATGGGGGCGGCGGCCCTCGCGAAGGGGCTGCCGCCGGGATGCGGCATGCCTCCGGGTTGCGAGGGGGCGGGCTGCGACCGCTCGGGCATCTCGCCCTCGAAGTCCTCCGGGTAGTGGCCGCCTGCGCCGCCGGGCGCCGGGGGCGGTGCGCCGTAGCCCTGCGGTGCCGCTGCCGCCATTGCTGCCGGCGGTGGCGGAACGGGACCGGGCGCGGAGCCGCCCGTGGCACCACCGGGCGCGGAACCGGCCCACACGGCACCGGTCGTATCAGGGCGAGGGCCTGCCGCCTCGTACCCGGCGAACAGGTCGGAGAGCCCGGCCGGGGGCTCGCGCCAGCCCGAAGGCGCGGGCGCGGGCTGACGGCGTCCGATCCGGATCGAGCGGAGCCTCGGCAGGTCGGTGCGGCGCCGCAGGTCGGCGGTGGCCAGGGCGATGCGCACGCCGGTCCAGTCCTCGCCGGTGCGCTGCGCGACCGAGGCACGCAGCACCAGATCGCCGGTGCCGTCGCCCTGACGGTAGGCGAGGCGGTAGGCCGGCACCCAGACGGCGCCCGGCACCCCGTACTCCAGCTCCAGGTCCAGCCCCGTCTCCGCGTCAGCGGTGCCGTCGAGCGTAAGGACCGCGGAGACCGTGGCCTCCACGTGCGCTGACGGTGCGTCGGTGGAGGCGCGGTCGAGCCTGTCCGTGGCGACGCCGAGTTCGTGTTCGGCGCGGCGCAGCGCCTCCTCCAGCTCGACGAGGCGGGCGTGCAGCCCCGTCAGCCGCTCCTCGACGAAGTCGGCCAGCCCCAGCCACGCGTCGACCGGGGTACGGCGGTGCGATTCCTCGCGCCTGCGGGCCGGTGGGACCGGGCGCAGGCCCCTGACCTCCTCGATCAGGCTCAGTTGCCGGTCCCGGCGGCCCTGCGCGGCCGCGCACTCGTCGTACAGCCGCTCGACCTCGCGCTGCAACCCCTCGGGCGTGCCGGTGCCGAGCGGCTCGGCCTCGACCTCCACCCGCGCCTCGGTGACACGCACCCCCGGCGCGCCCAGGATCCGGGCCCGCAGCGAACCCGGGTCCAGCGAGCGGGGCAGCCCCGTCACCCGCACCCGGCCGTCCGGCGGCACGCTGCCCCGGGCCAGTCGGCGGCAGACCGCGCCCTGCGCGTACACCACGACCGAATCGAGGGTCGACCCCCACCTCTGTGCCGTCTCAGCCGTCATGTGCTGCGCCCCCCGCCGCGTCCGTGTTGGGCGCAGCCTACGCCCGAGCGGTCCGTGCTTCCGCGCCGGTCCCGATGTCGGTGACCCTTCGTACGGGCGGGGGCATGAGCACCTCCGGCGAAGTCCGCGAGTTCGCCTCGGGCCGGGGCCCCTTACGTCTCCAGCCGTGCCGCCAGTTCCCCGGGCAGCGCATCCCGGTTCTGCGCGGTCACGTGGACCAGTTCGATGCCGGCGCGCTGCTTGAGGGCGTCGGTGAACGGGTCGTGGCGCGCGTGCACGGTGGCGACGACGTCGATGTCGGCCGTGAGCAGTTCCCCCACGGCCTTCCGGAACGCGGAGCTTGCCAGCTCCATCCCGCCCAGCTCGTCGATGAGCGCGAGATCCCCCGGCGCCGGGCCCGGTGACAGCGGGGCGAGGGCCGACAGGGCCAGTTCGTCCATGACGCGCAGGTCGACACCGTACCGGCCGACGCGCGGCGGCCCGGGGAAGGCGACGTGCGCGAGCACGGCCCGCCTGCCGTCCAGCGTCTCCAGCGCGAAACCCACGCGGGCGGTGCCCTCCCGGATCTCCTCCGTCGTGAAACCGACGGGCGTACGGGTGCGCAGCAGGGAGGCCAGCCGTCGCACGGCGGTCGTCTTGCCCACGCCCGGCCGTCCTTCGAGCAGGATCCTGGTCGGCATCGCGTCCTCCGAGGGTGCGTGCAGGGCGTCGTCCCTGTGATCCTCGCGCGGGCGAGGCCGCAGGAGTGAGACGGCGCTCCGGCAAGCGCGGCCCCCCGTGGGCAGGGGCCGTGCCCACCTCCCCCCTTATTGCACATATATTGCAGTTGCGAGCAAGAAGCAGAGGGAGACGTGCTGTGGGTGCACCGGTGGTGCTGGGGATCGAGTCGTCGTGCGATGAGACGGGCGCGGGCATCGTGCGGGACGGGAAACTGCTCGCGCACGTGGTGGCGTCGAGCATGGACGAGCACGCGCGGTTCGGCGGGGTGGTGCCCGAGATCGCCGCCCGGGCGCACCTGCACTCCTTCAACCCGGTCGTGCGCCAGGCCCTGGACCAGGCCGGGATGCGGCTCACCCAGATCGACGCGGTCGCCGTCACCACCGGCCCCGGCCTGTCCGGCGCGCTCCAGGTGGGCCTGTCCGGCGCCAAGACCCTCGCCTACGCGGCCGGGGTTCCGCTGTACGGCGTCCACCACCTGGCCGGGCACGTCGCCGCCGACACCCTCGAGCACGGCCCGCTGCCCGAACCGTGCGTGGTGCTGATCGTCTCCGGCGGCCACACCTCCCTGCTGCTCGTACGGGACCTGGTCCGCGAGCCGATCCTGCACCTGGGCGACACCCTGGACGATGCGGCGGGGGAGTGCTTCGACAAGGTGGCCCGCATCCTGGGCCTGCCGTACCCGGGCGGACCCGCCATCGACCGGGCGGCACGGGAGGGCGACCGGCGGGCCGTGGCCTTCCCGCGCCCGCTGACCCGGCCCGGCGACGACCCGTACGCGTTCTCCTTCTCCGGCCTCAAGACGGCGGCGGCCCGCTGGGTCGAGGGCCACCGGCTGCGCGGGGAGGAGGTCCCGGTCGCCGACGGGGCCGCCGCCCTTCAGGAGGCCGTGGCCGACGTGCTGACCCGCAAGGCGCTCGCCGCCTGCCGCGCGTACGACGTCAGGACGCTGATCGTCGTCGGGGGAGTGGCCGCCAACTCCCGGGTCCGCGCCCTGGCGGAGAAGCGCTGCGCCTCGGCCGGGATCGAACTGCGCGTCCCGCCCATGACCCTGTGCACCGACAACGGCGCGATGATCGCCGCCGTCGGCGACCTCCTCGTCCGCTCCGGCGCCGAACCGGCGCCCCTAGACGTGTCGATCGACCCGTCGGCACCGCTCGAGTACGCGGCTCTGACCCCGCTCGCCCGCCCGGCCGTTCGAACAGCGTGATGCCCGCCCGCGTCCGGCGCGTCTCCGGCGCCGACCTGCACGGGTACACGGACGCACTGCGCGCCGTGTACGCCGACGCCTTCGGCGGGCCGCCCTGGGCGGAGGGACCGGAGCATGCCGACGCCTACGCGCGGCGGCTCGCCGACGACGTACGGCGGCCGGGCTTCACCGCCGCCCTGGCGCTGGACGGGGACACCGTCCTCGGCTGGGCGACGGCCTGGACGACCCCGCACCCCTTCCCCGCCGACCGCTGCTACCCGCGCATATCGGCGGCCCTGGGCGGGCGGCGCACCGGCGACTGGCTGTGCGGGGCCCGCGAAGGAACCGGATGCGCGGCCTTCCTCGGCCCCCGGCACCCGGCCCGCACGGCCGTCCCCCGTCCCATCCGAGACCTCTGAGACCTCTGAGACCCGAGCCCGAGACCCGATCAACGGAGCAGCACACCTTGCGTACCGCCGACATCCGCCGCAGATTCCTGGACTTCTTCGCCGAACGCGGTCACACCATCGTCCCCAGCGCACCGCTGCCGACGCCGGACCCGACCCTGCTGTTCGTCAACGCCGGCATGGTCCCCTTCAAGCCCTACCTGACCGGGGAGCAGGCGGCGCCCTGGCCGCGCGCCACCAGCGTGCAGAAGTGCATCCGCACCCTCGACATCGAGGAGGTCGGCAAGACCACCCGGCACGGCTCCTTCTTCCAGATGAACGGCAACTTCTCCCTCGGGGACTACTTCAAGGAGGAGGCCATCGGCTTCGCCTGGGAGCTGTCGACGAAGGCGCAGGCCGACGGCGGCTACGGGCTCGATCCCGACCGCATCTGGGTCACCGTCCACCACTCCGACACCGACGCCCGCGGCATCTGGCGCGAGGTCGCCGGACTGCCCGACGAGCGGATCGTCGCCCGCGGCGACGAGGACAACTTCTGGTCCATGGGCGTCCCCGGCCCGTGCGGGCCCTGCTCCGAGCTGTACTACGACCGCGGCCCGGCGCTCGGTCGCGAGGGCGGCCCGGCGGTCGACGAGGACCGCTACATGGAGTTCTGGAACCTGGTCTTCATGCAGTACGAGCGCGGCGAGGGCGCGGGCAAGTCCGGCTACCCGATCCTCGGCGAATTGCCCCGCCGCAACATCGACACCGGCATGGGCCTGGAGCGGATGGCCACCCTCCTCCAGGGCAAGGACAACCTGTACGAGATCGACGAGACCCGCCCGGTCCTCGACCGCGCCGCCGAGCTCGCCGGGGTCCGCTACGGCTCCGACGCGCAGGCCGACGTCCGCCTGCGGGTGGTCGCCGACCACGTCCGCACCGCCCTGATGCTGCTCGCCGACGGTACCGCCCCCGGCAACGAGGGCCGCGGCTACGTGCTGCGCCGCATCCTGCGCCGCTCGGTCCGCTCCATGCGCCAGCTCGGCTTCCACGACCCGGCCCTGCCCGAGCTGATGACCGTGGCCCGCGACTGCATGGCCCCCAGCTACCCCGAGGTCACCGAGGCCTTCGCCCGGATCGCGGACCAGGCGTACGGCGAGGAGGACGCCTTCCGCGCCACCCTCAAGCAGGGCACCACCGTGCTCGACACCGCCGTCGCCAGGGTCAAGGCGGACGGCGGCCGCTCGCTGCCCGGCAAGCAGGCCTTCCTGCTGCACGACACCTACGGGTTCCCGATCGACCTCACCCTGGAGATGGCCTCCGAACAGGGCGTCGAGGTCGACCGGGAGGGCTTCACCGCGCTGATGAACGAGCAGCGCGAACGGGCCCGCGCCGACGCCCGCGCCCGCAAGTCCGGCGGGGCCACCGACACCGGCGCGCTGCGCACCGTCCTGGACGCCCACGGCCCGACCGAATGGCGCGCCTGGGAGACCCTGACCACCGAGTCGAAGGTGCTCGCCGTCCTCGGCGCGAACGGCCCGGTGCCGGCCGCCCGCGAGGGCGAGATCGTCTCGGTCGTCCTGGACCGCTCCCCGTTCTACGCCGAATCCGGAGGCCAGGACAGCGACGCCGGCCGTATCTCCGGCAGTTCGGCCGAGGCCGAGGTCCTCGACGTCCAGCGCCCGCTGCCCGGCCTGGTCGTGCACCAGGTGCGCATCACCGCCGGAGAGCTCGCCGCCGGTGACCCGGTGGTCGCGGCCGTCGACCCCGAGTGGCGCCTCGGGGCACGCCAGGCCCACTCCGGCACCCACGTCCTGCACGCCGCGCTCCGCGAGATCCTCGGCCCCACCGCCCTGCAGTCCGGCTCGTACAACCGGCCCGGCTACCTGCGCCTGGACTTCCCCTGGCGCGGAGCCCTCTCGCAGACGGTCCGCAGCGAGGTCGAGGAGGCCGCCAACCGCGCCCTGCGCCGCGACCTTCCGGTCGGCGTGCGCTGGATGACCCTGCCGGAGGCCAAGGAGCTCGGCGCGCTCGCCCTGTTCGACGAGACGTACGGGGAGCAGGTCCGGGTCGTCGAGATCGGCGGGGCCTGGTCCCGGGAGCTCTGCGGCGGCACCCACGTCGACCACGCCTCCCAGGTCGGCACGGTCGCCCTGACCGCGGAGTCCTCGGTCGGCGCCGGCATGCGCCGCCTGGAGGCCGCGGTCGGCGTCGAGGGCTTCGGCTACCTCGCCCGGGAGCGTGACCTGGTCTCCCGCATCGCCGAGCAGCTGAACGCGCCCCGCGCCGAGCTCCCCGAGAAGATCGCCGGCCTCCTGGACCGGCTCAAGGCCGCGGACCGGGAGAACGCCCGCCTCAAGGCAGGGGCCACCGCGGCCCAGGCCGCCGAACTGGCCGGCCGGGCCGTGGACGCGGGCGGCACGCTCGTCGTCACCACGACCGTCGACGGCACCACGGACGAGGCCCGCGCCCTGGCCCTCGCCGTCCGCGACCGCCTCCCGCAGGGACGGCCCGGCGCGGCCGCCGTCGCCACGGCGTCCGGCGGACTGGTCCTGGCCCTCACGACCCCGGCCCGTGAAGCCGGACTGAACGCCGCCGCGCTGGTCAAGCAGCTTCTGGGCGGCCGGGGCGGGGGCTCGCCGGAGATCGCCCAGGGCGGCGGCATCCCCGCCGAGCGCCTGAACGACGTCCTGGCGGAACTTCCCCGCCTCGTCGGCGGTCGCTGATCCGCCGACGGCTGAGCCGAGGGGAGCGCGCGCCGACCGGCCACGTGCTCCCCACGGCACCGGCACCGCGCAGCACGGGGCGGGCGCGCTTCTTGGCGAGATTTCCCCCATGCATGGCGACTTGGCCTCTCACCGTGTGCGGAGCATCAGGCCACGCTTGTCAGCCATGAGCGCTGCCGACAGACACCTTGACGACGCCATAACGGACTTCTCCCACCGGCTCGTGGACGTGGACGGGGTCGTGAAGACCGTATACGTCGCGGGTTCCGGGCCGGCCGTCGTGCTGATGCCCGAGATGCCCGGCATCAGCCCCGACGTCCTTCGGCTGGCACGGTGGGTGCGGGATACGGGTTTCACCGTATACGTCCCCTCCCTCTTCGGAGTTGACGGTGCCTACCCCACGGCCGAGGCCGGCGAGAAGATCGTCCGTCGCGCGTGCGTCAGTGCCGAGTTCCACGCGTTCGCCGGGCGCGGCACCAGCCCCGTCACCGCGTGGCTGCGCGGCCTGGCGCGCCAGGCTCACGCCGAATGCGGCGGTCCGGGCGTCGGCGTGATCGGCCTGTGCTTCACCGGCAACTTCGCCCTCACCATGGCGATGGAACCGGCCGTCATCGCACCGGTGGTCAACCACCCGTCACTTCCGTTCGACGACCCCGCCGGGCTGGAGATCAGCGACGAGGACGCGCGCGCGGTCCGCGACCGCATCGCACGCGATGGACTGAAGGTCCTCGCCTACCGCTTCGACGACGACCGCTGGTGCACGGGCCGGCGCTTCGCCGCCTACCGGGCACTCCTCGGCGACGCCTTCGACGGCCGCGTCCTTCCCGGAAGCTCCGCCAACACCGAGCCGCCCCCGTTCTTCCGCGACGTGGTCGGAACCCCTCACAGCGTCGTCACCGCCCACCTCGTCGACGAGGACGGACATCCCACGCTGCAGGCCAGGGACGAGATCCTCGCCTTTCTGACGGAGCGTTTGAGCCCGCCCGGCGGTTCCGAGACGACAGCGGGTTGAGCGGCGCGACCTTCCCCGGCGCGCGTCCTGTCGCGCTGCGGTATTGAGAGGCGCAGTAGGAGAGGTGTGCGGCAGACTGCCCGGATGTTCGAGATGCACCCTGTCCTAGAGGTCTTCCCCGCCGAGGATTTCACCCTGTGGCCGGTCGCCGAGTTCGATGGCTACGGCTTCCTGCCGCTCAGCGGAGCACTCGCTCCGGCCGAGGTCGGAGCGGCGGTGATGCGCATCGCCGCCTGCAACGACACCGACCCGGAGGGGGACGGCCACCCGCCGAGGCCCGGTGACCCCGTCGGCGCCCTCCTGCACGGGCTCCTCACCGTGGACAGGGTGTTCGCCGCCGGCGGCCTGCGGGTCACCGACACCGCGACCGGTCTCACCGTGCTGCCCGGCTGCTGCTGCGGACTGGAGGACTGGCGCGACTGGCTGCAGGTCGTCGACGGCGGCAGCCCGCCCGACCTCGGCCATGACCCCAGCCCCCTTGCCGAGCGCCGCGGCGACCTGGTCCGGCTGACCGCCGACATCGAAGAGGCCGACAGCCCGGTCATTGAGCTGCCCGTCACCGAATGGCGTCGCATGCTCGTCGACGTGGAACGCGACCTCGCCGACTTCCTTCAGCTGGCTGCCGGATGGGCCGAGCGGCATCTGCCGGGTCATGCCGGCGCGGTTGCTGCCGCTCTTGCCCGAGCACTGGACATGCCGGCACTGGCCGTATCGCAACCGGTCGTGTCGCCGGAACGGTAGGGGCCTCTTCAGCGGCCAAGCGCTGCGGCGCCCAGCAGCGTTGCGTCTCCTGGGGCTAGCGCGGAGCCATTTGATCGATCATCGATCATTACTCGTCGGTAGGTGTTGACTGCATCAACTTGCCGCTCCTAGCGTGGTCTGACGGAAACGAGGTTCCGTCACACGGAATCCGCGGTTCTCGCGGGGTACCCCTGCCGGGCCCCGGCGGCCGGCCCAACCCGCATGCCCGGCCGCGCGTCACCACCGCCGGGGGCGCCGCGGCAGAACGCGGCACCCCCGTCCCCCACCCCGGGATCGTGAAAGAGGATCACCCGTGTCCCAGCTTGACCAACTGCCCGACAAGGACCCGTCGGAGGTCGCCGAGTGGTGCGAGTCCCTGGACTCCGCCGCCCGGTTCGGGGGAGCAGACCGGGCGGCGTACCTGCTGCGCCGTACGCTCGAACACGCCGAGCGGTCCGGGCTGGGCCTCCCTCCGCTCCTGGAGACCCCTTACCTCAACACCATTCCGACCTCCGCCGAGCCCGACTACCCGGGCGACGAGGAGCTGGAGGCCCGGATCACCGCCTGGAACCGCTGGAACGCGGCCGCCATGGTCACCCGTGGCAACCAGCGCGCGGGCCTGGGCGGCCACATGGCGACGTTCGCCTCGGCGGCCTGGCTCTACGAGACGGGATTCCAGCACTTCTTCCGCGGCAAAGGAAGCCTGGGGGCACCCCCAGCGGTAGCTGGGGGAGGCTCCGGCGACCAGCTCTACATCCAGGGCCACGCCTCCCCGGGCATCTACGCACGTGCCTTCCTGGAAGGCCGCCTGACGGAGGGGCAGCTGGACCGCTTCCGGCAGGAGGCCGGGGGCGACGGGCTGCCCTCCTACCCGCACCCGCGCCGGCTGCCCTGGCTGTGGGAGTTCCCGACCGTCTCCATGGGCCTGGGCCCGCTCTCCGCGATCTACCAGGCGCGGTTCAACCGCTATCTGCAGCACCGCGGCATCAAGGACACCTCGCAGTCGCGCGTCTGGGCCTTCCTCGGCGACGGCGAGATGGACGAGCCGGAGTCGACCGCCGCCCTCGCCCTCGCGGGCCGGGAGCGGCTGGACAACCTGACCTTCGTCATCAACTGCAACCTCCAGCGCCTGGACGGCCCGGTCCGCCCCAACTTCAAGATCGTGCAAGAGCTGGAGGCCCAGTTCCGCGCCGCCGGGTGGAACGTCGTCAAGGCGCTGTGGGGCACGGCCTGGGACGGGCTGTTCGCGCAGGACGCCGAGGGTGCGCTGGTGCGCCGGCTGCACGAGGTGCCGGACGCGCAGTTCCAGACGTACGCCACCGCGGACCCGTCCTATCTCCGCGAGCACTTCTTCGGCGCCGAGGGCCCCGGCTCCCCGCTGCACACCATCGGCGCGGGCCTCGGCGACGCCCGGCTCCTGGAGCTCTTCCGGACCTCCCGCGCCGGCCACGAGCCGCGCAAGGTCCACGCCGCCTACCGCGCCGCCGTCGAGCACGAGGGCGCGCCGACCGTCGTCCTCGTGCAGACCGTCAAGGGCTACACGCTCGGCCCGGGCTTCGAGTCGCGCAACGCCAACCACCAGATGAAGAAGCTCACGGGCAAGGAGTTCCGGGCGATGCGGGACCTGCTCGGCCTCCCGATCCCCGACAGCGCACTGGCCGGCGAGATGGTCCCGTACGCCCACCCCGGCGAGAACTCCCCGGAGGTGCGCTACCTGCGCGAGCGCCGCGCGGCGCTCGGCGGCCCGGCCCCGGCCCGCA
This portion of the Streptomyces roseifaciens genome encodes:
- the aceE gene encoding pyruvate dehydrogenase (acetyl-transferring), homodimeric type, which produces MSQLDQLPDKDPSEVAEWCESLDSAARFGGADRAAYLLRRTLEHAERSGLGLPPLLETPYLNTIPTSAEPDYPGDEELEARITAWNRWNAAAMVTRGNQRAGLGGHMATFASAAWLYETGFQHFFRGKGSLGAPPAVAGGGSGDQLYIQGHASPGIYARAFLEGRLTEGQLDRFRQEAGGDGLPSYPHPRRLPWLWEFPTVSMGLGPLSAIYQARFNRYLQHRGIKDTSQSRVWAFLGDGEMDEPESTAALALAGRERLDNLTFVINCNLQRLDGPVRPNFKIVQELEAQFRAAGWNVVKALWGTAWDGLFAQDAEGALVRRLHEVPDAQFQTYATADPSYLREHFFGAEGPGSPLHTIGAGLGDARLLELFRTSRAGHEPRKVHAAYRAAVEHEGAPTVVLVQTVKGYTLGPGFESRNANHQMKKLTGKEFRAMRDLLGLPIPDSALAGEMVPYAHPGENSPEVRYLRERRAALGGPAPARKVVARPLPEPSAKPFEALHKGSGRQEIATTMAFVRLVKELMRDEETGRRWVPIVPDEARTFGMESLFPSAGLYSPAGQTYDPVDRDQLLYYKEAKDGQIFNEGITEAGSLADFTAAATSYATHGEPMIPFYIFYSMFGWQRTADQFWALADQLGRGFVIGATAGRTTMTGEGLQHADGHSHLIASTNPAAVSYDPAFAYEIAVIVREGLRRMYGPDAEDVFYYLTVYNETKVQPPMPEGAEEGILKGLYRFKEAADAPDGAPRLQLLSSGTAVHWALDAQRLLAGDWGVAADVWSAPSWTELRRDALSCDAAQLKGEDRVPYVTRALHGAPGPVVAVSDWMRAVPDQIAPWVEQDWTSIGTDGFGLSDTREAVRRHFGVDAESVTVAALAALARRGDIKPETVREAARRYGLED